One window of the Enterobacter huaxiensis genome contains the following:
- a CDS encoding HAAAP family serine/threonine permease — translation METTQTSTVASIDSRSGWRKTDTMWMLGLYGTAIGAGVLFLPINAGVGGLIPLIIMAIIAFPMTFFAHRGLTRFVLSGKNPGEDITEVVEEHFGVGAGKLITLLYFFAIYPILLVYSVAITNTVESFMAHQLHMTPPPRAILSLILIVGMMTIVRFGEQMIVKAMSILVFPFVIALMVLACYLIPQWNGAALETLSLSSASATGNGLLLTLWLAIPVMVFSFNHSPIISSFAVAKREEYGNGAEKKCSSILARAHVMMVLTVMFFVFSCVLSLSPADLAAAKEQNISILSYLANHFNAPVIAWMAPIIAIIAITKSFLGHYLGAREGFNGMVIKSLRGKGKSIEINKLNKITALFMLLTTWAVATLNPSILGMIETLGGPVIAMILFLMPMYAIQKVPAMRKYSGHISNVFVVIMGLIAISAIFYSLFS, via the coding sequence ATGGAAACCACTCAAACCAGCACCGTTGCTTCGATTGATTCCCGAAGCGGTTGGCGCAAAACGGATACCATGTGGATGCTTGGCCTTTACGGCACGGCAATCGGCGCTGGTGTACTGTTCCTTCCTATCAACGCAGGTGTCGGCGGTCTGATCCCGCTGATCATCATGGCCATCATCGCGTTCCCGATGACCTTCTTTGCACACCGCGGCTTAACCCGCTTCGTGCTGTCCGGTAAAAATCCGGGCGAAGACATCACTGAAGTGGTTGAAGAGCACTTCGGCGTCGGCGCAGGTAAACTGATTACCCTGCTCTACTTCTTCGCGATTTACCCGATTCTGCTGGTTTACAGCGTGGCAATCACCAATACCGTTGAAAGCTTCATGGCGCACCAGCTGCACATGACGCCGCCACCGCGCGCCATTCTGTCCCTGATCCTGATCGTGGGTATGATGACCATCGTGCGCTTCGGCGAGCAGATGATCGTTAAAGCGATGAGCATCCTGGTGTTCCCATTCGTTATTGCCCTGATGGTGCTGGCCTGCTACCTGATCCCACAGTGGAACGGCGCCGCGCTGGAAACCCTGTCTCTGAGCAGCGCATCCGCGACCGGTAACGGCCTGCTGTTGACCCTGTGGCTGGCAATCCCGGTAATGGTGTTCTCCTTTAACCATTCGCCGATCATCTCCTCCTTCGCGGTTGCGAAGCGCGAAGAGTACGGCAACGGTGCAGAGAAGAAGTGTTCCAGCATCCTGGCTCGCGCTCACGTCATGATGGTGCTGACCGTTATGTTCTTCGTGTTCAGCTGCGTGCTGAGCCTCTCCCCAGCGGACCTGGCTGCGGCGAAAGAGCAGAACATCTCCATTCTGTCCTACCTGGCAAACCACTTTAACGCACCGGTAATTGCGTGGATGGCACCTATCATCGCGATTATCGCGATTACCAAATCCTTCCTGGGCCACTACCTGGGCGCTCGCGAAGGCTTTAACGGTATGGTGATTAAATCTCTGCGCGGTAAAGGCAAGAGCATTGAAATCAACAAGCTGAACAAAATCACTGCGCTGTTCATGCTGCTCACCACCTGGGCGGTAGCGACCCTGAACCCAAGCATCCTGGGCATGATTGAAACCCTGGGCGGCCCGGTTATCGCGATGATTCTGTTCCTGATGCCGATGTACGCGATTCAGAAAGTGCCTGCGATGCGTAAATACAGCGGCCATATCAGCAACGTGTTCGTTGTGATTATGGGCCTGATTGCCATCTCCGCGATTTTCTACTCGCTGTTCAGCTAA
- the ppnN gene encoding nucleotide 5'-monophosphate nucleosidase PpnN, with the protein MITHISPLGSMDMLSQLEVDMLKRTASSDLYQLFRNCSLAVLNSGSLTDNSKELLSRFESFDINVLRRERGVKLEVINPPEEAFVDGRIIRSLQANLFAVLRDILFVNGQISNAGRFQHLDLESSVHITNLVFSILRNARALHVGEAPNMVVCWGGHSINETEYLYARRVGTQLGLRELNICTGCGPGAMEAPMKGAAVGHAQQRYKEGRFIGMTEPSIIAAEPPNPLVNELIIMPDIEKRLEAFVRIAHGIIIFPGGVGTAEELLYLLGILMNPANKNQVLPLILTGPKESADYFRVLDEFIVHTLGEAARSHYRIIIDDAAEVARLMKKAMPLVKENRRDTGDAYSFNWSIRIAPDLQVPFEPSHENMANLKLYPDQPVEVLAADLRRAFSGIVAGNVKEVGIRAIEEFGPYKIHGDSEMMRRMDDMLQGFVAQHRMKLPGSAYIPCYEIIK; encoded by the coding sequence TTGATTACACACATTAGCCCGCTTGGCTCAATGGATATGTTGTCGCAGCTGGAAGTGGACATGCTTAAACGCACCGCCAGTAGCGACCTTTATCAACTGTTTCGTAACTGTTCACTTGCCGTTCTGAACTCCGGAAGCCTCACCGACAACAGTAAAGAGCTGCTGTCCCGCTTCGAAAGCTTCGACATCAACGTGCTGCGCCGCGAGCGCGGCGTGAAGCTTGAGGTCATCAACCCGCCGGAAGAGGCCTTTGTCGACGGGCGTATTATTCGCTCGCTGCAGGCCAACCTGTTTGCCGTGCTGCGCGACATCCTGTTCGTTAACGGCCAGATCAGCAACGCGGGGCGTTTCCAGCATCTTGACCTGGAAAGCTCGGTTCATATCACCAACCTGGTCTTCTCTATTTTGCGTAACGCCCGTGCGCTGCACGTTGGCGAAGCACCAAATATGGTCGTCTGCTGGGGTGGACACTCAATTAACGAAACCGAATATCTCTATGCCCGCCGCGTGGGTACTCAGCTTGGCCTGCGTGAGCTTAACATCTGTACCGGCTGTGGCCCCGGCGCGATGGAAGCACCGATGAAAGGCGCCGCCGTGGGACACGCGCAGCAGCGTTATAAAGAAGGGCGTTTTATCGGGATGACAGAGCCGTCCATCATCGCGGCTGAGCCACCTAACCCTCTGGTTAACGAGCTGATAATCATGCCGGATATCGAAAAACGTCTTGAGGCGTTTGTCCGTATTGCCCACGGCATCATCATCTTCCCAGGCGGCGTAGGCACGGCGGAAGAACTGCTTTATCTGCTGGGCATTCTGATGAACCCGGCCAACAAAAATCAGGTTCTGCCGCTGATCCTGACCGGTCCGAAAGAGAGCGCAGACTACTTCCGCGTGCTGGATGAGTTTATCGTGCATACCCTGGGCGAAGCCGCGCGCAGCCACTATCGCATCATCATTGACGACGCTGCGGAAGTGGCGCGCCTGATGAAGAAAGCGATGCCGCTGGTGAAAGAGAACCGCCGCGATACCGGAGATGCCTACAGCTTTAACTGGTCAATCCGCATCGCGCCAGACCTGCAGGTGCCGTTCGAGCCTTCTCACGAGAATATGGCCAACCTGAAACTCTACCCTGACCAGCCGGTGGAAGTGCTGGCCGCCGACCTGCGACGTGCCTTCTCGGGCATCGTGGCGGGCAACGTAAAAGAGGTGGGGATCCGCGCTATCGAGGAGTTCGGGCCGTATAAGATCCACGGAGACAGTGAGATGATGCGCCGCATGGATGACATGCTGCAGGGCTTTGTCGCCCAGCACCGCATGAAGCTGCCGGGCTCAGCCTACATTCCTTGCTACGAAATCATCAAATAA
- the queF gene encoding NADPH-dependent 7-cyano-7-deazaguanine reductase QueF (Catalyzes the NADPH-dependent reduction of 7-cyano-7-deazaguanine (preQ0) to 7-aminomethyl-7-deazaguanine (preQ1) in queuosine biosynthesis), with protein sequence MSYENHQALTGLTLGKSTDYRDTYDASLLQGVPRSLNRDPLGLHADALPFVGGDIWTLYELSWLNARGLPQVAVGHVELDYASVNLVESKSFKLYLNSFNQTKFDSWDDVQRTLERDLRACAQGDVAVSLYRLNELEGQPVAHFNGACIDDQDIEVDSYEFSTDYLENAACGKVIEETLVSHLLKSNCLITHQPDWGSVQIQYRGPKIDREKLLRYLVSFRHHNEFHEQCVERIFNDVMRFCQPEKLSVYARYTRRGGLDINPWRTNTDFVPATGRLVRQ encoded by the coding sequence ATGTCTTACGAAAATCATCAGGCGTTAACGGGCTTAACGCTGGGTAAATCGACCGATTACCGCGACACCTACGATGCAAGCCTGTTGCAGGGTGTTCCGCGCAGCCTCAACCGCGATCCGCTGGGCCTGCACGCCGACGCGCTGCCGTTTGTCGGCGGCGATATCTGGACGCTGTACGAACTCTCCTGGCTTAACGCGCGCGGCCTGCCGCAGGTGGCCGTCGGCCACGTGGAGCTGGATTACGCCAGCGTTAACCTCGTCGAATCCAAAAGCTTCAAGCTGTATCTCAACAGCTTTAACCAGACCAAATTCGACAGCTGGGACGACGTACAGCGCACGCTGGAGCGGGATTTACGCGCCTGCGCGCAGGGCGACGTGGCGGTTTCGCTGTATCGTCTGAATGAGCTGGAAGGGCAGCCTGTCGCCCACTTCAACGGCGCCTGCATCGACGATCAGGATATCGAGGTGGATAGCTATGAATTCAGCACCGACTACCTCGAAAACGCAGCGTGCGGCAAGGTGATTGAAGAGACGCTGGTCAGCCATCTGCTCAAGTCTAACTGCCTGATCACCCATCAGCCTGACTGGGGCTCGGTGCAGATCCAGTATCGCGGCCCAAAAATCGACCGTGAAAAGCTGCTGCGCTATCTGGTGTCGTTCCGCCATCACAATGAATTCCACGAGCAGTGCGTGGAGCGCATCTTTAACGACGTTATGCGTTTCTGCCAGCCGGAAAAGCTGAGCGTTTATGCGCGCTACACCCGCCGCGGCGGTCTGGACATCAACCCGTGGCGCACCAATACCGATTTTGTGCCTGCCACCGGTCGGCTTGTCCGGCAGTAA
- the syd gene encoding SecY-interacting protein, with protein MDIETANALTSFTTRYCDAWHEKQETWPQSADLYGVPSPCIISTLDDSVLWQPKAFTGEANVNGVERAMGLVVQPPVHAFYTTQFAGDMAARFADISLTLLQTWSEDDLQRVQENLIGHLVTQKRLKLSPTLFIATLDSELDVISVCNLSGEVIKETIGTRNRDVLAPSLADFLTRLEPLL; from the coding sequence GTGGATATCGAAACTGCAAATGCCCTTACGAGCTTCACGACCCGCTACTGCGACGCATGGCATGAGAAGCAGGAAACGTGGCCGCAAAGCGCTGATTTATATGGCGTGCCATCACCGTGCATAATCTCAACTCTTGATGACAGCGTGCTCTGGCAGCCTAAAGCCTTTACGGGCGAGGCTAATGTAAATGGAGTTGAACGGGCAATGGGCCTTGTGGTACAACCACCGGTTCACGCGTTTTACACCACGCAGTTTGCGGGGGATATGGCCGCGCGCTTTGCCGACATATCGCTAACATTGCTGCAAACCTGGAGCGAAGACGATCTCCAGCGCGTTCAGGAAAACCTGATTGGCCATCTGGTCACGCAAAAACGCCTTAAGCTTTCACCGACTCTCTTTATTGCCACGCTCGACAGTGAACTGGACGTTATTTCCGTCTGTAACCTTTCCGGCGAAGTGATTAAAGAGACCATCGGCACCCGCAATCGCGACGTTCTCGCCCCCTCACTTGCGGATTTCCTCACCCGACTTGAGCCGCTTCTGTAA
- a CDS encoding YqcC family protein: MTQHDSVRAQLHAIEALLRQHQLWQETAPQPEAFASTQPFCLDTLEPFEWLQWVLIPRMHALLDGRHPLPQNFAVAPYYEMALDATHPARVVALVELERLDALFAGNDA, from the coding sequence ATGACGCAACACGATAGCGTTCGTGCTCAGTTGCACGCCATCGAAGCACTCTTGCGCCAACATCAGCTGTGGCAGGAGACTGCGCCGCAGCCTGAAGCGTTCGCAAGCACCCAGCCTTTCTGCCTGGATACCCTTGAGCCGTTCGAGTGGCTGCAGTGGGTGTTGATCCCCCGCATGCACGCTCTGCTGGATGGGCGTCATCCGCTTCCGCAGAATTTTGCGGTTGCGCCCTATTATGAAATGGCGCTGGATGCGACGCACCCGGCGCGCGTTGTCGCGCTGGTTGAGTTAGAGCGCCTGGATGCGCTGTTTGCCGGTAACGATGCATGA
- the truC gene encoding tRNA pseudouridine(65) synthase TruC — translation MTIEILYQDEWLVAVNKPSGWLVHRSWLDRDEKVVVMQTVRDQIGQHVYTVHRLDRPTSGVLLMGLSSEAGRLLSQQFEQHQMQKRYHAIVRGWLTDAATLDYPLVEELDKIADKFARADKEPQPAVTDYRGMATTEMPVATGKFSTTRYSLVELLPKTGRKHQLRRHLSHLRHPIIGDSKHGDLRQNRSAAEHFGCGRLMLHASELSLTHPFTGEPLTIRAGLDYVWMQALSQFGWLGQLPENERVEFAPGNVQDEQHAH, via the coding sequence ATGACGATTGAGATCCTCTATCAGGACGAGTGGCTGGTGGCGGTGAATAAACCGTCGGGCTGGCTGGTACACCGCAGCTGGCTGGATCGCGACGAGAAAGTCGTGGTCATGCAGACCGTACGCGATCAGATTGGCCAGCATGTGTATACCGTCCACCGTCTGGACCGCCCGACCTCCGGCGTGCTGCTGATGGGGCTGTCCAGCGAAGCGGGGCGGCTGCTGTCGCAGCAGTTTGAACAGCACCAGATGCAAAAGCGCTACCATGCCATTGTGCGCGGCTGGCTGACGGATGCCGCAACGCTGGATTATCCGCTGGTGGAGGAGCTGGACAAAATTGCCGATAAATTTGCGCGGGCTGATAAAGAGCCTCAGCCTGCGGTGACCGATTATCGCGGCATGGCGACAACCGAAATGCCGGTGGCCACCGGTAAATTTTCTACCACGCGCTACAGCCTGGTTGAGCTTTTGCCTAAAACTGGACGTAAACACCAGCTTCGCCGCCATCTGTCACACCTGCGTCACCCGATCATTGGCGACAGCAAACACGGCGACCTGCGTCAGAACCGCAGTGCGGCCGAGCACTTTGGCTGCGGCCGTCTGATGCTGCACGCAAGCGAGCTTAGCCTGACGCACCCGTTCACTGGCGAACCGCTGACTATCCGCGCGGGGCTGGACTACGTCTGGATGCAGGCGCTGTCACAGTTTGGCTGGCTGGGACAACTCCCCGAAAATGAAAGGGTTGAGTTTGCACCGGGCAACGTTCAGGATGAACAACACGCGCATTAA
- a CDS encoding flavodoxin, protein MAEVGIFVGTMYGNSLLVAEEAEAILANQGHKATVYEDPELADWEKYKDKYALVVTSTTGQGDLPDSIVPLFQGIKDQLGYQPDVHYGIIALGDSSYANFCGGGKQFDALLQEQSAQRVGEMLLIDAGEHPEPESVSNPWVEHWATLLK, encoded by the coding sequence ATGGCTGAAGTAGGCATTTTTGTCGGCACGATGTACGGCAATTCGTTGCTGGTAGCGGAAGAAGCCGAAGCGATCCTCGCCAACCAGGGCCACAAAGCCACGGTTTATGAAGATCCGGAGCTGGCAGACTGGGAAAAGTATAAAGACAAATACGCTCTCGTCGTCACGTCTACGACCGGGCAGGGCGATCTGCCGGACAGCATCGTGCCGCTGTTTCAGGGTATCAAAGACCAGCTTGGCTATCAGCCTGACGTTCACTACGGCATCATTGCCCTGGGCGACAGCTCCTACGCCAACTTCTGCGGCGGCGGCAAGCAGTTCGACGCGCTCCTTCAGGAGCAAAGTGCCCAGCGCGTCGGCGAGATGCTGCTGATTGATGCGGGCGAACACCCGGAGCCCGAAAGCGTATCGAACCCGTGGGTTGAGCACTGGGCCACGCTTCTCAAATAA
- the gudP gene encoding galactarate/glucarate/glycerate transporter GudP: protein MSTLSQAASSAEKRTNARYWIVVMLFIVTSFNYGDRATLSIAGSEMAKDIGLDPVGMGYVFSAFSWAYVIGQIPGGWLLDRFGSKRVYFWSIFIWSMFTLLQGFVDIFSGFGIIIALFTLRFLVGLAEAPSFPGNSRIVAAWFPAQERGTAVAIFNSAQYFATVIFAPIMGWLTQEVGWSHVFFFMGGLGIVISFVWLKVIHEPNQHPGVNKKELEYIAEGGALINMDQKSAKAKVPFSHKWAQIKQLVGSRMMIGIYLGQYCINALTYFFITWFPVYLVQARGMTILKAGFVASVPAVCGFVGGVLGGVISDWLMRRTGSLNIARKTPIVLGMLLSMTMVFCNYVNAEWMIIGFMAMAFFGKGIGALGWAVMADTAPKEISGLSGGLFNMFGNISGIITPIAIGYIVGTTGSFNGALIYVGVHALVAVLSYLVLVGDIKRVELKPVGERG, encoded by the coding sequence ATGAGTACATTAAGCCAGGCTGCGAGCAGCGCGGAAAAGCGCACTAACGCACGCTACTGGATAGTGGTGATGCTGTTTATCGTCACGTCCTTCAACTATGGTGACCGCGCCACGCTGTCGATTGCCGGTTCAGAAATGGCAAAAGATATCGGGCTTGATCCGGTTGGCATGGGTTACGTTTTCTCTGCGTTTTCATGGGCCTATGTTATCGGCCAAATCCCCGGCGGCTGGCTGCTCGACCGATTCGGCTCGAAGCGCGTCTATTTCTGGTCCATCTTTATCTGGTCGATGTTCACCCTGCTGCAGGGCTTCGTCGATATCTTCAGCGGCTTCGGCATTATCATTGCGCTCTTCACCCTGCGTTTCCTGGTGGGCCTGGCGGAAGCGCCGTCCTTCCCCGGCAACAGCCGCATCGTCGCGGCCTGGTTCCCGGCGCAGGAGAGAGGAACGGCGGTAGCCATTTTTAACTCCGCACAGTACTTCGCGACGGTTATCTTCGCACCGATCATGGGCTGGCTGACGCAAGAGGTGGGCTGGTCACACGTCTTCTTCTTCATGGGCGGACTTGGGATCGTCATTAGCTTCGTGTGGCTGAAAGTGATCCACGAGCCAAACCAACACCCTGGCGTGAACAAGAAAGAGCTGGAGTACATTGCGGAAGGCGGGGCGCTGATCAATATGGATCAGAAGAGCGCCAAAGCGAAAGTGCCGTTCAGCCATAAATGGGCGCAGATCAAACAGCTCGTCGGCTCGCGCATGATGATCGGCATCTATCTGGGCCAGTACTGCATCAACGCCCTGACCTACTTCTTTATCACCTGGTTCCCGGTTTACCTGGTGCAGGCGCGGGGCATGACGATCCTCAAAGCGGGCTTCGTTGCCTCTGTTCCGGCGGTCTGCGGCTTCGTGGGCGGGGTGCTCGGGGGCGTGATTTCCGACTGGCTGATGCGCCGTACCGGTTCACTGAATATCGCGCGCAAAACGCCTATCGTGCTCGGCATGCTGCTCTCGATGACCATGGTGTTCTGCAACTACGTCAACGCGGAGTGGATGATTATCGGCTTTATGGCCATGGCATTCTTCGGTAAAGGCATCGGTGCGCTGGGCTGGGCGGTGATGGCGGATACCGCGCCAAAAGAGATCAGCGGCCTGAGCGGCGGCTTGTTCAACATGTTCGGTAACATTTCCGGGATTATCACCCCAATTGCTATCGGCTACATCGTCGGGACGACCGGTTCCTTCAACGGCGCGCTGATCTACGTAGGGGTTCATGCTCTGGTGGCGGTACTGAGTTATCTGGTGCTGGTGGGCGATATCAAACGTGTAGAACTTAAACCTGTTGGGGAGCGCGGATGA
- a CDS encoding enolase C-terminal domain-like protein: MTTQSSPVVTEMKVIPVAGQDSMLLNIGGAHSAWFTRNIVVLTDSAGNTGVGEAPGGEVIYQTLVDAIPQVVGQEVARLNKVVQHVHKGNQSADFDTFGKGAWTFELRVNAVAALEAALLDLLGKTLNVPVCELLGPGKQRDAVTVLGYLFYVGDRTKTDLPYLERSPGSHEWYRLRHQEALSSEAVVRLAEAAQDRYGFKDFKLKGGVLPGEQEIESARALKKRFPDARITVDPNGAWLLDEAITLCKGLGDVLTYAEDPCGAEQGFSGREVMAEFRRATGLPVATNMIATNWREMGHAVMLNAVDIPLADPHFWTLSGAVRVAQLCDDWGLTWGCHSNNHFDISLAMFTHVGAAAPGNPTAIDTHWIWQEGETRLTKNPLEIKNGKIAVPDAPGLGVEIDWDQIHKAHEAYKKLPGGARNDAGPMQYLIPGWTFDRKRPVFGRH, translated from the coding sequence ATGACAACGCAATCAAGCCCGGTCGTGACGGAAATGAAGGTCATTCCGGTGGCGGGGCAGGACAGTATGCTGCTCAACATCGGCGGCGCGCATAGCGCCTGGTTTACCCGCAACATCGTGGTGCTGACCGACAGCGCGGGCAATACCGGCGTGGGCGAAGCGCCGGGTGGAGAGGTGATTTACCAGACGCTGGTAGACGCAATACCGCAGGTTGTCGGGCAGGAAGTCGCGCGTCTGAACAAGGTGGTTCAGCACGTCCATAAGGGCAACCAGTCGGCAGATTTTGACACCTTTGGCAAAGGCGCGTGGACGTTTGAACTGCGCGTGAACGCGGTTGCCGCGCTGGAAGCGGCCCTGCTGGATTTACTCGGTAAGACACTGAATGTTCCGGTCTGTGAACTGCTCGGGCCGGGTAAGCAGCGTGATGCAGTTACGGTGCTGGGCTATCTGTTCTACGTTGGCGATCGCACCAAAACCGATCTTCCTTATCTGGAACGTTCTCCTGGCAGCCACGAATGGTATCGGCTGCGCCATCAGGAGGCGCTCTCCAGCGAGGCGGTCGTGCGCCTGGCGGAAGCCGCGCAGGATCGCTACGGCTTTAAAGATTTCAAGCTGAAAGGCGGCGTGCTGCCGGGCGAGCAGGAAATTGAGAGTGCCCGCGCGCTGAAAAAGCGCTTCCCGGACGCGCGGATCACCGTCGATCCGAACGGCGCATGGCTGCTGGATGAGGCCATCACGCTCTGCAAAGGCCTGGGCGATGTACTGACCTATGCAGAAGACCCGTGCGGCGCCGAGCAGGGCTTTTCCGGTCGCGAGGTAATGGCGGAGTTCCGCCGCGCAACCGGCCTGCCGGTAGCGACCAATATGATTGCCACCAACTGGCGCGAAATGGGCCACGCGGTGATGCTGAACGCGGTGGACATTCCGCTGGCGGACCCGCACTTCTGGACGCTCTCTGGCGCCGTGCGCGTGGCGCAACTCTGCGACGACTGGGGTCTGACCTGGGGCTGCCATTCCAACAACCATTTCGACATTTCGCTGGCGATGTTTACCCACGTCGGTGCGGCAGCGCCGGGTAATCCAACCGCCATCGATACCCACTGGATTTGGCAGGAGGGAGAAACCCGTCTGACCAAAAATCCGCTCGAGATCAAAAATGGCAAAATTGCCGTGCCGGATGCGCCGGGGCTGGGCGTGGAGATTGACTGGGATCAGATCCACAAAGCCCACGAGGCGTATAAAAAGCTGCCGGGCGGCGCGCGTAACGACGCGGGCCCGATGCAGTACCTTATTCCCGGCTGGACATTTGACCGTAAGCGCCCTGTTTTTGGACGTCACTGA
- the gudD gene encoding glucarate dehydratase, giving the protein MSTFSTPVVTSMQIVPVAGHDSMLMNLSGAHAPFFTRNIVIIKDNSGHTGVGEIPGGEKIRKTLEDAIPLVVGKTLGEYKNVLNGVRNTFADRDAGGRGLQTFDLRTTIHVVTGIEAAMLDLLGQHLGVNVASLLGDGQQRSEVEMLGYLFFVGNRKLTPLPYQSQPDEKCDWYRVRHDEAMTPDAVVRLAEAAYEKYGFNDFKLKGGVLAGEEEAQAITALAKRFPQARVTLDPNGAWSLNEAIAIGKQLKGVLAYAEDPCGAEQGFSGREVMAEFRRATGLPTATNMIATDWRQMGHTLSLQSVDIPLADPHFWTMQGSVRVAQMCHEFGLTWGSHSNNHFDISLAMFTHVAAAAPGKITAIDTHWIWQEGNQRLTRTPFEIKGGMVQVPATPGLGVELDMDQVMKAHELYQKHGLGARDDALAMQYLIPDWTFDNKRPCMVR; this is encoded by the coding sequence ATGAGCACATTTTCTACCCCTGTAGTCACTTCCATGCAGATCGTTCCGGTTGCGGGCCATGACAGCATGCTGATGAACCTGAGCGGTGCGCACGCGCCGTTCTTTACCCGCAATATTGTGATAATCAAGGATAACTCCGGCCATACGGGCGTAGGGGAAATACCGGGCGGCGAGAAGATCCGCAAAACGCTGGAAGACGCGATTCCGCTGGTCGTAGGCAAAACGCTGGGTGAATACAAAAACGTTCTGAACGGCGTGCGTAATACCTTTGCCGACCGCGATGCGGGCGGCCGCGGTCTGCAAACGTTTGACCTGCGCACGACTATCCATGTGGTCACCGGCATCGAAGCCGCCATGCTGGATCTGCTAGGCCAGCACCTGGGGGTAAACGTTGCCTCTCTGCTGGGCGACGGCCAGCAGCGCAGCGAAGTGGAAATGCTCGGCTATCTGTTCTTTGTCGGCAACCGCAAACTGACGCCGCTGCCGTACCAGAGCCAGCCGGACGAGAAATGCGACTGGTATCGCGTTCGCCACGATGAAGCTATGACCCCGGATGCGGTGGTGCGTCTTGCCGAAGCCGCTTACGAAAAATATGGCTTCAATGATTTCAAACTGAAAGGCGGCGTGCTGGCCGGTGAGGAAGAGGCACAAGCTATCACCGCGCTGGCTAAACGCTTCCCGCAGGCGCGCGTCACGCTGGATCCGAACGGCGCCTGGTCGCTCAATGAAGCGATCGCCATCGGCAAGCAGCTGAAAGGCGTGCTGGCCTACGCAGAAGATCCGTGCGGTGCCGAGCAGGGGTTCTCCGGTCGTGAAGTGATGGCGGAATTCCGTCGTGCCACCGGTCTGCCAACCGCGACCAATATGATAGCTACCGACTGGCGTCAAATGGGCCACACGCTCTCCCTGCAGTCTGTCGATATTCCGCTGGCGGACCCGCACTTCTGGACGATGCAAGGCTCGGTTCGCGTGGCGCAGATGTGCCATGAGTTCGGCCTGACCTGGGGCTCGCACTCGAATAACCATTTCGATATCTCGCTGGCGATGTTTACCCACGTGGCGGCAGCTGCGCCGGGCAAAATCACCGCTATCGACACCCACTGGATCTGGCAGGAAGGTAACCAGCGCCTGACCAGGACACCGTTCGAGATCAAAGGCGGTATGGTGCAGGTGCCTGCTACGCCGGGGCTGGGCGTTGAGCTGGATATGGACCAGGTGATGAAAGCGCATGAGCTCTATCAGAAACACGGGCTGGGCGCGCGTGACGATGCGCTGGCGATGCAGTATCTGATCCCTGACTGGACATTCGACAACAAGCGTCCATGCATGGTACGATAA